A genome region from Thalassococcus arenae includes the following:
- a CDS encoding pyridoxal-phosphate-dependent aminotransferase family protein gives MSLAKGRSYLAIPGPSVMPEAVLRAMHRGAPNIYEGELVDMVPGLVRDLKYVARTEGHVAMYIANGHGAWEAALANTVAPGDTVLVPATGRFGHGWAEMAQGMGIAAQVLDFGRKAPIDAGRVAEALRADSAHEIKAVLAVHVDTSSSVRSDIAALRAALDDTGHPALLMADCIASLGCDRFEMDAWGVDVMVTGSQKGLMVPPGMAFVFFSDKAAQARAGLARVSKYWDWAPRAEPEMFYQYFGGTAPTHHLYGLRAALDMIREEGIEAIWQRHAVLARAIWAACDVWAAEGPLSLNVADPAHRSHAVTALRLGAPWGAALRDWTDRQAGVTLGIGLGMSEPDDPKGTGFFRFGHMGHVNAHMVLGMLATVEAGLASLGIPHRRGGVTAATQVVAEAVQAPSKPTELRAL, from the coding sequence ATGTCGCTTGCCAAAGGCCGTTCCTATCTTGCCATTCCCGGCCCCTCGGTCATGCCCGAAGCCGTCCTGCGCGCCATGCACCGCGGCGCGCCCAATATCTACGAGGGCGAACTGGTGGACATGGTGCCGGGCCTGGTGCGCGATCTGAAATACGTCGCCCGCACCGAAGGCCACGTGGCGATGTATATCGCCAATGGTCACGGCGCCTGGGAGGCGGCGCTGGCCAACACCGTCGCGCCGGGTGACACAGTGCTGGTGCCGGCCACCGGGCGGTTCGGTCACGGCTGGGCCGAGATGGCGCAGGGCATGGGAATCGCTGCGCAGGTGCTGGATTTCGGCCGCAAGGCGCCCATCGACGCGGGTCGCGTGGCCGAGGCGCTGCGCGCCGATTCCGCCCATGAAATCAAGGCGGTTCTGGCCGTGCACGTGGATACCTCCAGTTCCGTGCGCAGTGATATCGCGGCGTTGCGGGCGGCGCTGGATGACACCGGTCACCCGGCGCTGCTGATGGCCGATTGCATCGCCTCGCTGGGTTGCGACAGGTTCGAGATGGATGCCTGGGGCGTCGACGTGATGGTCACCGGTTCGCAGAAGGGGCTGATGGTGCCGCCGGGCATGGCGTTCGTGTTCTTCAGCGACAAGGCGGCGCAGGCGCGGGCCGGGCTGGCGCGGGTCAGCAAGTATTGGGACTGGGCGCCGCGCGCCGAACCCGAGATGTTCTACCAGTATTTCGGCGGCACCGCGCCGACGCATCACCTGTACGGCCTGCGCGCCGCGCTGGACATGATCCGCGAGGAAGGGATCGAGGCGATCTGGCAGCGCCACGCCGTGCTGGCGCGGGCGATCTGGGCGGCCTGCGATGTCTGGGCGGCAGAGGGGCCGCTGTCGCTGAACGTGGCCGATCCGGCCCATCGCAGCCACGCGGTGACGGCGTTGCGGCTGGGCGCGCCTTGGGGCGCCGCTTTGCGCGACTGGACCGACCGGCAGGCCGGGGTCACGCTGGGCATCGGGCTGGGCATGTCGGAACCGGACGACCCCAAGGGCACAGGGTTCTTCCGGTTCGGTCATATGGGCCACGTGAATGCGCATATGGTTCTGGGGATGCTGGCCACGGTCGAGGCGGGGCTGGCATCGCTGGGCATTCCGCACCGGCGGGGCGGCGTGACGGCGGCAACGCAGGTGGTGGCCGAGGCCGTTCAGGCGCCGTCGAAACCGACGGAGTTGCGCGCCTTGTGA
- a CDS encoding pyridoxal phosphate-dependent aminotransferase: MTHGPRYPALIASLPETVPFVGPEVQERSRGAPFVARLGANESVFGPSPGALAAMRAEAAEIWKYADPTGHDLKAALAAKLGCTPENIVVGEGIDGLLGYLVRLLVAPGDAVVTSDGAYPTFNYHVAGYGGVLHKVPYAGDAEDLPALIAKATQVDAKLIYFANPDNPMGSWCDGAAIVAALDALPQGTLLALDEAYIEFAPTGTTPDLAFDDPRLIRLRTFSKGYGMAGARVGYGLGAPALIRAFDKIRNHFGMNRAAVAGAVAALSDDAFLADVVQRVTDAKTRIAAIARDNGLTPLPSATNFVTIDCGRDGAFAKAVLNALISQGIFVRMPFVAPQDRCIRISAGLPADLDALAVALPKALKTARGT, encoded by the coding sequence ATGACACACGGCCCCCGCTACCCCGCTCTCATCGCGTCCCTGCCCGAAACCGTGCCCTTCGTCGGCCCCGAAGTGCAGGAACGCAGCCGCGGCGCGCCCTTCGTGGCCAGGCTCGGCGCCAATGAAAGCGTCTTCGGCCCTTCGCCCGGGGCACTTGCGGCGATGCGCGCCGAAGCCGCCGAGATCTGGAAATACGCCGATCCCACGGGCCATGATCTCAAGGCCGCCCTGGCCGCGAAACTGGGCTGCACACCCGAAAATATCGTTGTAGGAGAAGGGATTGACGGCCTGCTTGGCTATCTCGTCCGGTTGCTTGTGGCACCCGGCGATGCGGTCGTCACCTCGGACGGCGCCTATCCCACCTTCAACTACCACGTGGCCGGTTACGGCGGCGTGCTGCACAAGGTGCCCTATGCGGGCGATGCCGAAGACCTGCCCGCGCTGATCGCCAAGGCGACCCAGGTCGATGCCAAGCTGATCTACTTCGCCAATCCCGACAACCCGATGGGGTCCTGGTGCGACGGCGCGGCCATCGTCGCCGCACTCGATGCCCTGCCCCAAGGCACCCTGCTGGCCCTCGACGAGGCCTATATCGAGTTTGCACCCACTGGCACGACACCAGATCTTGCGTTCGACGACCCCCGCCTGATCCGGCTGCGCACCTTTTCCAAGGGCTACGGCATGGCCGGCGCACGGGTCGGCTACGGCCTTGGCGCGCCCGCGCTCATCCGCGCCTTCGACAAGATCCGCAACCATTTCGGGATGAACCGTGCCGCCGTCGCCGGCGCCGTCGCGGCGCTGTCCGACGATGCTTTTCTGGCGGATGTCGTGCAAAGGGTGACCGACGCCAAGACCCGCATCGCAGCCATCGCCCGCGACAACGGCCTGACCCCCCTGCCCTCGGCCACCAATTTCGTGACGATCGATTGCGGCAGGGATGGCGCCTTCGCCAAGGCCGTGCTGAACGCGCTGATTTCGCAGGGAATTTTCGTGCGCATGCCCTTCGTCGCCCCGCAGGATCGCTGCATCCGCATCAGCGCGGGCCTGCCCGCCGACCTCGACGCGCTCGCCGTGGCCCTGCCCAAGGCCCTGAAAACCGCCCGCGGCACCTAG